The following are from one region of the Vibrio hyugaensis genome:
- a CDS encoding response regulator, with protein sequence MARSLSWNNLSVKHKLFCLVFLPIVLLLFLAGQQVARLSTQAHDLEKAHLFSNYMDQVSYLYNLPNNPDVTDKAVMIKTTTETLNTNASRIFADKGVEMADLLTSLEEASISLATNTDMDERLDLSEWRADTYKQILLALEKVPFNNATFEIQNHLSALMQIEWLMFWSKEENRLSQYLIYSVEQNQYYDTDIGSEIESLVKNQQLFLERFVTLNANQQQVELLIETFTNDVFVLSQEFRTYLLNQEELSSLASQEVSAGLTALNGRLELLQSVDNKMTVQLNADVDHAISIANQQRLLFIGVMSLITILVISLAIRLVRKVTGNLNLVLEFLRRDSYSEESPLKELVKGKDELSKFAQEVERLSYEREQAKVKLTQAKEDAERAKDDAIKASKAKSSFLANMSHEIRTPLNGVIGISEVLSDTSLTATQRDYVDTIETSSQLLLSLINDILDFSKIESGMLLISPHSTCVRESIYDIASIVSPKAKEKGIDLQVSISRNTPFRLMIDDHRLRQVIMNFMSNAVKFTESGTVCLSVSTHSVSGSSAVMEFSVQDSGIGIDEQQQKKIFEPFAQEDDSTTRQFGGTGLGLAISTQLVELMGGKIQLESEKGQGSRFFFQLTTPIVQLDFDSKRLTHNSQIWLVCDDTDMESTLRDELNFYRIAMHQSVTSLDGLPTWINEKEQIVVIYAETRPNAAKANEDTFYKLETQNVRVCLVKHLHSDQFDFGQTVSAMITQPLLGQRLVKALESCEAKCSQKAQQVVTNVANSKSKILVVDDNTVNQKIAGLHVTKAGFPFDLAANGAEAVEMFKKNQYALILMDCMMPVMDGFEATEKIRQVEQEENRRYRIPIIALTASVVDDDIQKCFDVGMDDYVPKPFKANVLKEKLAKAVDVPVGGDAVNNINPMSVSHVDNHQATALKEEPALNTIPNRSERILLVEDNTVNQKVASLLLSKAGYEFEIAENGQIALNMFQQDNGFDIILMDCMMPVMDGFQATKEIRAYERSSGLPKTPIIALTASVVDDDIQRCYDSGMDAYVPKPVRKEKLLHQIESVI encoded by the coding sequence GTGGCTAGATCGCTTTCATGGAATAACCTATCTGTAAAACATAAGCTGTTTTGCTTAGTTTTCTTACCCATCGTTTTATTGCTCTTTCTCGCGGGACAGCAAGTAGCTAGGCTCTCTACTCAGGCTCACGATCTTGAAAAAGCACATTTGTTCTCTAACTACATGGATCAGGTATCGTATCTCTACAATCTGCCCAATAATCCTGATGTGACCGATAAAGCGGTAATGATCAAGACCACGACTGAGACACTGAATACCAACGCCAGTCGTATTTTTGCCGACAAAGGGGTTGAGATGGCTGACTTATTGACCAGCCTTGAAGAAGCGAGCATATCTTTAGCCACCAACACCGATATGGACGAACGTTTAGATTTGTCTGAATGGCGTGCTGACACCTATAAACAGATTCTTTTGGCTTTAGAGAAAGTTCCTTTTAACAATGCCACGTTTGAAATTCAAAACCATCTGTCTGCCTTAATGCAAATCGAGTGGTTAATGTTCTGGTCGAAAGAAGAAAACCGCTTAAGCCAATATCTGATTTATTCTGTAGAGCAAAACCAGTATTACGACACAGACATCGGTAGCGAGATCGAATCCCTCGTTAAGAACCAACAGCTGTTTCTAGAACGCTTTGTAACGCTGAACGCCAATCAACAACAAGTTGAGTTATTGATTGAGACCTTTACGAATGACGTGTTTGTTCTGAGCCAGGAATTTCGCACTTACCTACTCAACCAAGAAGAACTCAGTTCTCTTGCTTCACAAGAGGTTTCCGCGGGTTTAACCGCGCTCAATGGTCGCCTTGAACTGTTGCAAAGCGTCGATAACAAAATGACAGTTCAACTCAATGCGGACGTTGATCATGCAATCTCCATTGCTAATCAACAGCGATTACTGTTCATTGGTGTGATGTCGTTAATCACCATCTTAGTCATCAGCTTAGCAATACGCTTGGTGCGTAAAGTGACAGGTAACCTAAACCTTGTGCTCGAGTTCTTACGTCGCGACAGCTACAGCGAAGAGTCACCACTTAAAGAATTGGTCAAAGGCAAAGACGAATTAAGCAAATTCGCCCAAGAAGTAGAACGATTGAGCTACGAGCGTGAACAAGCGAAAGTGAAGCTGACTCAAGCCAAAGAAGATGCCGAACGCGCCAAAGACGATGCGATTAAGGCCAGCAAAGCGAAGAGTAGTTTTTTGGCCAACATGTCGCATGAAATACGCACGCCACTAAATGGAGTTATCGGTATCTCAGAAGTCCTTTCCGACACGTCATTAACCGCCACTCAACGTGATTACGTCGACACCATCGAGACCTCTTCTCAGTTACTATTGAGTCTGATTAACGACATTTTGGATTTCTCTAAGATTGAATCAGGCATGCTGCTGATCAGCCCACATTCAACTTGCGTGCGTGAATCCATTTATGACATTGCCTCTATTGTATCTCCCAAAGCCAAAGAGAAAGGCATCGACCTTCAAGTAAGTATTAGCCGTAATACCCCTTTCCGCTTGATGATTGATGATCACCGTTTGCGCCAAGTAATAATGAATTTTATGTCGAATGCAGTGAAGTTCACTGAGAGTGGCACAGTCTGTCTGTCTGTTTCGACTCATTCAGTATCGGGTTCTAGTGCCGTGATGGAGTTCTCGGTGCAAGATTCAGGCATCGGCATCGATGAACAACAACAGAAGAAGATTTTCGAACCCTTCGCTCAAGAAGACGACTCCACTACGCGTCAATTTGGTGGCACTGGGCTTGGCTTGGCGATCAGTACTCAACTTGTCGAACTGATGGGTGGCAAAATTCAACTAGAGTCTGAAAAAGGTCAAGGCAGCCGATTCTTTTTCCAACTGACGACGCCTATTGTACAACTCGACTTTGACTCAAAACGCTTAACCCATAACAGCCAAATTTGGTTGGTGTGTGACGATACGGATATGGAAAGCACCCTGCGTGATGAACTCAATTTCTATCGTATTGCGATGCATCAATCCGTGACGTCATTGGACGGTTTACCAACGTGGATTAACGAAAAAGAACAAATAGTCGTGATTTATGCGGAGACACGCCCGAATGCAGCCAAAGCCAATGAAGACACTTTCTACAAACTGGAAACGCAGAATGTACGCGTGTGCTTAGTGAAACATTTACACAGTGACCAATTTGATTTCGGCCAAACCGTAAGCGCCATGATTACCCAGCCGCTCCTTGGTCAACGCTTGGTGAAAGCATTGGAGAGTTGTGAAGCGAAGTGCAGTCAAAAAGCCCAGCAAGTCGTAACCAATGTCGCTAACAGCAAGAGCAAAATCCTGGTGGTTGATGACAATACCGTAAATCAAAAAATTGCCGGCCTACACGTGACTAAAGCAGGCTTCCCTTTCGATTTAGCAGCAAACGGTGCAGAAGCCGTTGAAATGTTCAAAAAGAACCAATATGCCTTGATCTTAATGGATTGCATGATGCCAGTGATGGACGGTTTTGAAGCAACAGAGAAAATTCGCCAAGTAGAACAAGAGGAAAATCGTCGCTACCGCATCCCTATTATTGCCTTGACTGCAAGCGTAGTGGATGACGATATTCAGAAGTGTTTTGATGTCGGCATGGACGATTACGTTCCTAAACCATTCAAAGCCAATGTTTTGAAAGAAAAATTGGCAAAAGCAGTCGATGTCCCCGTGGGTGGTGATGCCGTTAACAACATTAACCCGATGTCTGTCAGCCATGTCGACAACCATCAAGCCACCGCTCTAAAAGAAGAGCCCGCCCTCAATACCATACCGAATCGCTCTGAGCGTATCCTTTTGGTTGAGGATAATACCGTCAACCAAAAAGTTGCATCATTATTACTGAGTAAAGCCGGTTACGAGTTCGAGATTGCTGAAAACGGCCAAATTGCCCTTAATATGTTCCAACAAGATAATGGATTCGACATCATTTTGATGGATTGCATGATGCCGGTGATGGATGGCTTCCAAGCAACCAAAGAAATCCGCGCGTATGAAAGAAGCTCAGGCCTACCGAAAACCCCAATCATTGCCTTAACTGCAAGTGTCGTAGATGACGATATTCAACGCTGCTACGACTCTGGTATGGATGCCTACGTGCCAAAACCGGTGCGAAAAGAGAAGCTTCTTCATCAAATTGAAAGTGTGATTTAA
- a CDS encoding mechanosensitive ion channel family protein, translating into MLDHHIRTFIAEKLSTVGINSDPYGIELTSVFLLSSLAAAAISYLIVHHLIVRSVNNVLQKTNKPLADSLAKYDVLEKLSLLIPIMVLDVFIPLAVGHYDWLANIFDRILSISILVIFIWMIFALLDAMNDIATFKGITRKMPIKSFVQLIKLFTFFVGVVVSMSILANESPVIFLSGLGVATGFVMLVFKDTILGFVAGIQLSANRMISLNDWIQMDSYGANGTVEEISLTTVKVRNFDNTVSMLPAYALVQNAFINWQGMSDSGGRRIKRSVNIDVTSIRFLSDEEIEKLKSIRILRQYIYEKSREITEYNEEMSDEPAFGNLRQMTNLGMFRAYINAYLKANKDIHQYMLIMVRQLEPTSEGIPIQVYAFTNNTDWAYYEGVQADLFDHIYSIMPLFGLRPYQMLTSNDATQIALEYTNKNAK; encoded by the coding sequence TTGCTCGATCATCATATTCGCACTTTTATCGCAGAGAAACTAAGTACCGTAGGAATTAATAGCGATCCTTATGGCATAGAACTCACAAGCGTTTTTCTTTTGTCGAGCCTTGCGGCGGCGGCAATCAGTTATTTGATTGTCCATCACCTTATCGTTCGCTCAGTAAATAATGTCTTGCAAAAGACCAATAAACCCTTAGCGGATAGTCTTGCCAAATACGACGTTCTAGAAAAGCTATCCTTACTGATTCCAATCATGGTCTTGGACGTGTTTATTCCACTAGCCGTTGGACACTATGATTGGCTGGCCAATATATTCGACCGCATTCTAAGCATCTCTATTTTGGTCATCTTTATCTGGATGATATTCGCCCTACTTGATGCCATGAATGACATTGCGACGTTTAAAGGCATCACGAGAAAGATGCCAATTAAGAGCTTTGTGCAACTCATTAAGCTCTTTACCTTCTTTGTTGGTGTCGTGGTATCGATGTCGATATTGGCAAATGAATCACCAGTTATCTTCCTATCTGGTTTAGGGGTTGCCACTGGTTTTGTCATGCTGGTGTTTAAGGACACGATATTAGGCTTTGTCGCTGGCATTCAACTTTCAGCGAACCGAATGATCAGTTTAAATGATTGGATCCAGATGGACTCTTATGGCGCCAACGGAACAGTAGAGGAAATCTCACTCACGACAGTAAAAGTAAGAAACTTCGATAATACAGTCAGCATGCTACCCGCTTATGCTCTGGTCCAAAATGCATTCATTAACTGGCAAGGCATGTCAGATTCTGGTGGTCGCCGCATTAAACGATCGGTCAATATCGACGTCACATCGATTCGATTCTTATCTGATGAAGAAATTGAAAAGCTGAAAAGTATTCGAATTCTTCGCCAGTACATTTATGAAAAATCGCGTGAAATCACCGAATACAACGAAGAGATGAGCGACGAACCAGCGTTTGGCAATCTTCGCCAGATGACCAATTTAGGCATGTTCCGCGCTTACATCAATGCCTACCTGAAAGCGAACAAAGACATTCACCAGTACATGTTAATCATGGTGAGACAGCTAGAGCCGACCTCTGAGGGCATTCCAATTCAAGTTTACGCATTCACCAATAATACCGATTGGGCTTATTACGAAGGCGTTCAAGCGGATTTGTTTGATCACATCTACTCCATTATGCCACTCTTTGGTTTGCGACCTTATCAAATGCTGACCAGCAATGACGCCACTCAGATAGCTTTAGAGTACACAAATAAAAACGCCAAATAA
- a CDS encoding MAPEG family protein, with translation MPTALFVLVFVSLIPYALAGFGGYAKVQQLGHLDNHHPRLQEKKLSGRAARIIAAQSNAWEALAFYTATILTVSLSGVPWSDLSMPAMVFAFTRMLHPVMYIADIAIGRTLVVIIGLASCVYMISLAFSV, from the coding sequence ATGCCAACCGCACTGTTTGTTTTAGTTTTTGTTAGCTTAATTCCTTATGCACTTGCTGGCTTTGGCGGTTATGCCAAAGTCCAACAACTCGGTCACCTCGACAATCATCATCCTCGTTTACAAGAAAAAAAGCTCAGTGGTCGTGCGGCCAGAATTATTGCCGCGCAATCTAATGCCTGGGAAGCGCTGGCTTTCTATACCGCAACGATTCTTACTGTGAGCTTGAGTGGCGTTCCATGGTCAGACTTATCTATGCCAGCGATGGTTTTCGCCTTTACTCGAATGCTCCATCCAGTTATGTACATTGCTGATATTGCAATAGGTCGTACTCTTGTCGTTATCATTGGCTTGGCGAGCTGTGTTTACATGATTTCTCTAGCGTTTTCGGTTTAG
- the cyaB gene encoding class IV adenylate cyclase, whose amino-acid sequence MSAEQHFQGQFEVELKYHVQDKRAFLTALSSLKHEVMFEENQESDWFYDTPERKLTSENKSLVIREIEPSGIKLWIVKGPEEDRCEATDITKSHAAKSMLENMGYEVVLHTKKVRSIYFVGEFHITLDHLEGVGYFAEFAIMTDDESALGRYKQKLEALAAMFGLDESNRELRSYKQIWTSQ is encoded by the coding sequence ATGAGTGCAGAACAACATTTTCAAGGCCAGTTTGAAGTTGAACTAAAATACCATGTGCAAGACAAGCGAGCATTTTTAACCGCGCTCAGCAGCTTAAAGCACGAAGTCATGTTTGAAGAGAACCAAGAGTCCGATTGGTTTTATGACACGCCTGAACGAAAGCTTACCAGCGAGAACAAAAGCTTAGTGATTCGAGAAATCGAACCTTCTGGCATCAAGCTTTGGATTGTGAAGGGCCCTGAAGAAGATCGTTGTGAAGCCACAGACATCACGAAGTCTCACGCTGCCAAAAGTATGTTAGAGAACATGGGGTACGAAGTTGTGCTCCATACCAAGAAAGTGCGCAGTATTTACTTTGTCGGCGAGTTCCATATCACACTCGACCATCTTGAAGGTGTTGGTTATTTCGCTGAGTTCGCGATTATGACCGATGACGAAAGTGCCCTTGGACGTTACAAGCAGAAGCTAGAAGCCCTTGCTGCAATGTTTGGTTTGGATGAATCAAATAGAGAGTTACGCTCCTATAAACAAATTTGGACATCTCAGTAA
- a CDS encoding HdeD family acid-resistance protein — MENSNQSQQPTFLSKGWKYFVIVGVIISLMGIGAMSLPVLAGVTISTIVGAVLLFSGLVQAYHTFSINAWKEKLWYVLSAVLYIVGGLFILFKPLAGLVTITMLMVIVMILNGLTRVFFGLSNRSLPSSNVIVFSGVISVLIGGYFFMLLDDPAFSTTLLGTFVGISLLIEGISFIFMGMQMKKLSQ, encoded by the coding sequence ATGGAAAATTCTAATCAATCACAACAACCTACTTTTTTATCTAAAGGTTGGAAATACTTCGTTATCGTTGGCGTTATCATTTCTTTAATGGGAATTGGAGCAATGAGCTTACCCGTGTTGGCTGGCGTGACGATCTCGACCATCGTAGGGGCTGTGCTGTTGTTCAGTGGTTTGGTTCAGGCTTATCACACTTTTTCTATTAACGCTTGGAAAGAGAAACTTTGGTACGTATTGAGCGCGGTGTTATATATCGTGGGTGGTTTGTTCATCTTATTTAAACCTCTTGCAGGTTTGGTGACGATTACCATGTTGATGGTTATCGTAATGATCTTAAACGGTTTGACTCGTGTGTTCTTTGGCTTGAGCAATCGCAGCCTGCCAAGTAGCAATGTGATCGTATTCAGTGGCGTGATTTCCGTTCTGATTGGTGGCTATTTCTTCATGTTGCTCGACGATCCTGCATTTTCAACCACTCTGTTAGGCACATTTGTGGGTATTTCATTATTGATTGAAGGTATTAGCTTCATCTTCATGGGGATGCAAATGAAGAAGCTTTCTCAGTAA
- a CDS encoding MarR family winged helix-turn-helix transcriptional regulator, whose amino-acid sequence MDAIDRVVGQWAKEKPELDTEPMAIMGRLMRIAKHMENHVAELHKRYDLKMGEFDVLATLRRSGQPYRLTPSELISSMMLTSGAMTNRLDKLEKKGLIAREHSKEDRRSVTVELTSTGFELIDSLIELHLQAQHELMGTLNHDEKAQVNQALKLLLPQYE is encoded by the coding sequence ATGGACGCAATTGATAGAGTGGTAGGACAGTGGGCAAAGGAAAAGCCAGAACTCGATACTGAACCGATGGCGATCATGGGGCGCTTGATGAGAATTGCGAAACATATGGAAAACCATGTGGCGGAATTACACAAACGTTATGATCTTAAAATGGGCGAGTTTGATGTATTAGCAACGCTACGCCGCAGCGGTCAGCCTTATCGCTTAACACCTTCAGAGCTGATTTCCTCAATGATGCTCACCTCTGGTGCGATGACCAATCGACTCGATAAGCTTGAGAAGAAAGGTTTGATTGCTCGTGAACACAGTAAAGAAGACAGACGTAGCGTGACTGTTGAACTGACTTCAACAGGGTTTGAGTTGATCGATTCGCTTATCGAACTGCACCTTCAAGCTCAACATGAGTTGATGGGGACGTTGAATCACGATGAGAAAGCGCAGGTTAACCAGGCATTAAAGTTGTTGTTACCACAATATGAGTAA
- a CDS encoding polysaccharide lyase family 7 protein produces MINLHHRFSCIHTVVASLFFLFTSSTLAASAPYDQGKYQPVLDDSKLQAPDSSTLINQGEFEGQHNKYFYVPDSGHSWMTFEVTGDHARSELRQITTWYTSEPSKVNKMIGNTLIMEPQSGSVDEITFMQVHDVKDNGNAINKPLVRLVWLREYQGVENHYWAVIKADACESCNNYDKIDLGEYRDSAVKFEIRLGNNELSIKRDGVTHSDINGYDVTYWGELESHFKAGVYNQTSGTGVVQFESLNYYSESTN; encoded by the coding sequence ATGATAAACTTACATCACCGTTTCTCTTGCATACATACCGTCGTCGCCTCTCTTTTCTTCTTATTTACAAGCTCAACTCTCGCTGCCTCAGCCCCATATGATCAAGGAAAGTATCAGCCCGTACTTGATGATTCAAAATTGCAAGCCCCGGATAGCAGCACCTTGATTAATCAAGGGGAGTTTGAAGGGCAGCATAACAAATATTTTTATGTACCTGACTCTGGCCACTCATGGATGACCTTCGAAGTAACAGGTGACCACGCCCGTTCCGAGTTGCGTCAAATAACGACGTGGTATACTTCCGAGCCTTCAAAAGTGAACAAGATGATAGGCAATACTCTCATCATGGAGCCACAGTCAGGCTCAGTAGATGAAATCACGTTCATGCAAGTGCATGATGTCAAAGACAATGGAAATGCGATCAATAAACCATTAGTCCGCTTAGTTTGGTTGAGAGAATATCAAGGCGTTGAAAACCACTACTGGGCGGTGATAAAAGCGGATGCTTGTGAAAGTTGTAATAACTACGACAAGATTGACTTAGGAGAATATCGAGACTCGGCGGTCAAGTTTGAGATACGACTAGGAAACAATGAACTGTCGATCAAGCGAGATGGTGTTACACATTCGGATATCAATGGATATGACGTGACATACTGGGGCGAATTAGAAAGTCACTTTAAAGCAGGTGTATACAATCAGACCTCAGGTACAGGAGTGGTTCAGTTCGAGTCTTTAAATTACTACTCTGAAAGCACAAACTAA
- a CDS encoding DMT family transporter, whose product MNILLAMIPAFFWGTTYAVTQFTLPDWPPVLLGALRALPAGLLLLAIKPSLPKKQDWKILLILGTINIAFFFGLIFVMALTLPSAISGVGMISVPVFAMLFSWTVYKRQPSSIQAISGATLIALAWFLFDPSSITLNPVGLVAMLAAITCIVIGSSVTKSLGSRMHWWTVLTWQLIIGGVVLSIAAGVLAGLNPEPYIHAVQNTSLRNVWGLLWVILLNTALGYGMYVWLLQRMSVVDFTFGGIANPIAGIVSGLILLGESYTPIQYSLMIGMIVMSLIPQLVMSFKQKRNTTHAKPCQS is encoded by the coding sequence ATGAACATTTTACTCGCGATGATTCCGGCGTTCTTCTGGGGAACCACTTACGCCGTGACACAATTTACTTTGCCCGACTGGCCGCCAGTGTTGCTTGGCGCACTGCGCGCGTTACCTGCTGGTCTTTTGCTACTAGCAATCAAACCATCATTACCAAAGAAGCAAGATTGGAAAATCCTACTGATACTAGGAACCATCAACATTGCCTTCTTCTTCGGGCTCATTTTCGTAATGGCATTGACGTTACCTTCTGCGATCTCTGGTGTTGGTATGATTTCCGTGCCTGTGTTCGCAATGCTGTTTAGTTGGACGGTCTATAAACGTCAGCCTAGTTCGATTCAAGCCATCAGCGGTGCCACTCTTATCGCGCTAGCTTGGTTCTTATTTGATCCTAGCTCGATAACCCTAAACCCTGTTGGCTTAGTTGCAATGTTAGCGGCGATCACGTGCATCGTGATTGGCAGTAGCGTGACCAAATCACTCGGCTCTCGAATGCACTGGTGGACGGTACTAACTTGGCAGCTCATCATAGGTGGTGTTGTCCTATCTATCGCTGCTGGTGTGCTTGCTGGCCTAAATCCAGAACCTTACATTCACGCTGTACAAAATACATCCTTGAGAAACGTTTGGGGTTTGTTATGGGTGATCTTACTGAATACGGCATTAGGTTACGGCATGTATGTGTGGCTGCTACAACGTATGTCGGTGGTTGACTTCACGTTTGGTGGTATTGCTAACCCTATCGCCGGGATTGTTTCTGGTTTAATTCTTCTGGGTGAAAGCTATACGCCAATTCAATACAGCTTAATGATCGGCATGATAGTAATGTCGCTCATTCCACAATTGGTGATGTCGTTTAAGCAAAAGCGCAATACAACTCACGCTAAACCTTGCCAATCCTAA
- a CDS encoding DUF962 domain-containing protein, whose product MRALSEWLEAYGESHQNPINQKIHKVAVPGIFLSVVGLIWSIPQIPVLGFNLNWVWLAALPAWVFYFRLSLSVFMMMIGYTLACIGLIWSMDILGWPVLQISMLLFGVLWVFQFIGHKIEGKKPSFFEDVQFLFIGPIWVFRKH is encoded by the coding sequence ATGCGAGCATTATCTGAATGGTTAGAAGCCTACGGTGAAAGCCATCAAAACCCAATTAATCAGAAGATCCATAAAGTTGCCGTACCCGGTATATTTTTGTCGGTTGTCGGATTGATTTGGTCCATTCCGCAAATTCCTGTACTTGGTTTCAATCTTAATTGGGTGTGGTTAGCTGCGCTACCTGCATGGGTGTTTTACTTTCGGCTTTCATTGAGCGTCTTCATGATGATGATTGGCTATACCTTGGCGTGTATTGGCTTAATTTGGTCGATGGACATTCTTGGCTGGCCAGTACTGCAAATCTCGATGCTGCTCTTCGGTGTGCTTTGGGTATTTCAGTTTATTGGACATAAGATCGAAGGGAAGAAACCGTCCTTTTTTGAAGACGTTCAGTTCTTATTTATTGGTCCAATTTGGGTGTTTCGTAAGCATTAA
- a CDS encoding sugar O-acetyltransferase, with amino-acid sequence MDKKTMLHSQKMYFCDDEELAAMQTQCLETLYDYNLSRPSESEKRGELLERLLASVGNNCYIEPPLRANWGCHTYVGDNVYANFNLTLVDDTYIYIGNHVMIGPNVTIATAGHPVDPDLRREVAQFNIPVRIGDNVWIGANSVVLPGVTIGENSVIGAGSVVTKDIPANVVAVGNPCRVLREIGQHDKEYYFKNRKLEQNMFNGQFEHSHP; translated from the coding sequence ATGGATAAGAAAACCATGCTGCACAGCCAAAAGATGTACTTCTGTGACGATGAAGAACTGGCAGCGATGCAGACTCAATGTTTAGAAACGCTTTATGACTACAACCTTAGTCGGCCTTCAGAATCAGAAAAGCGAGGTGAGCTCCTTGAACGTTTGCTCGCATCTGTTGGTAATAATTGCTATATCGAGCCGCCACTGCGTGCCAATTGGGGATGTCATACATACGTTGGTGACAATGTCTATGCGAACTTCAACTTAACCTTGGTTGATGATACGTACATCTATATTGGCAACCATGTGATGATCGGGCCAAATGTAACCATCGCAACGGCGGGCCATCCTGTTGATCCTGATTTGAGGCGCGAAGTTGCACAATTCAATATTCCAGTACGGATAGGTGACAACGTTTGGATTGGAGCGAACTCAGTTGTACTGCCAGGAGTGACGATTGGTGAGAACTCGGTGATTGGTGCGGGCAGTGTAGTAACTAAAGATATTCCAGCCAATGTGGTGGCGGTTGGTAATCCTTGCCGCGTTCTTAGAGAGATCGGACAACACGATAAAGAGTACTATTTTAAGAACCGTAAGCTTGAACAAAATATGTTCAATGGTCAGTTTGAACATTCACATCCTTAA
- a CDS encoding MmcQ/YjbR family DNA-binding protein, with protein MDIKALEQYLNTFMSAESDFPFGPEVLVFKIKGKVFAILAERDGRAYVSLKVKPEDGEVLTSQFTDITPGYHLNKRHWITVYFDGDVEDGLVQDLCERSYELVVAKLTKARRISLGYQ; from the coding sequence ATGGATATTAAAGCGTTAGAGCAATACCTAAATACATTTATGAGTGCAGAAAGTGACTTTCCGTTTGGCCCTGAAGTGCTTGTTTTCAAAATAAAAGGAAAGGTATTTGCGATTCTCGCGGAACGTGATGGAAGAGCATATGTCAGTCTGAAAGTAAAACCCGAAGACGGAGAAGTACTGACCTCACAATTTACCGATATCACGCCGGGTTACCATCTCAATAAGCGTCATTGGATTACAGTCTATTTCGATGGGGATGTTGAAGATGGTTTGGTGCAGGACTTATGTGAACGCTCATATGAACTCGTAGTGGCAAAACTAACCAAAGCGCGGCGTATTTCACTGGGGTATCAGTAA